The Populus trichocarpa isolate Nisqually-1 chromosome 2, P.trichocarpa_v4.1, whole genome shotgun sequence genome has a window encoding:
- the LOC7494037 gene encoding serine/arginine-rich splicing factor RS41 isoform X2, producing MMISKPMTGFAFVYMEDERDAEDAIRRLDQTEFGRKGRRLRVEWTKQERDSKPAGSRRSSANMTPSKTLFVINFDPIHTRTRDLERHFDPYGKILSTRIRRNFAFVQYELQEDATKALEATNMSKLMDRVISVEYAARDDDERRNGYSPERRGRDRSPDRNYSRERSPSPYRRDRGSPDYGHGQNTNARPQRGNHAYEKAEGPENERYRSRSPPSRERSRS from the exons ATGATGATCTCAAAGCCAATGACAG GATTTGCTTTTGTCTATATGGAGGATGAAAGAGATGCCGAGGATGCCATCCGTAGGCTTGACCAAACAGAATTTGGGAGAAAAGGACGTCGTCTACGTGTTGAGTGGACTAAG CAAGAACGTGACAGTAAGCCTGCTGGTTCAAGAAGATCATCAGCTAATATGACTCCATCAAAAACTTTGTTTGTCATTAATTTTGATCCAATTCATACCCGAACTAGGGATCTGGAGAGGCACTTTGATCCTTATGGAAAAATATTGAGCACAAGGATTAGGAGGAATTTTGCATTCGTTCAGTATGAGTTACAGGAAGATGCTACTAAGGCATTGGAAGCAACTAATATGag CAAGTTGATGGACCGGGTCATTTCAGTGGAATATGCTGCTCGAGATGATGATGAAAGAAGGAACGGGTACAGTCCTGAGAGAAGAGGCCGTGACAGATCTCCTGACAGAAATTATAGTCGTGAACGATCCCCAAGTCCATATCGTAGAGATAGGGGTAGCCCAGACTACGGCCATGGACAGAATACAAATGCCAGACCTCAAAGAGGAAATCATGCTTATGAAAAAGCTGAAGGTCCTGAAAATGAAAGATACCGCAG CCGTTCCCCACCATCTCGGGAAAGGTCACGCTCTTGA
- the LOC7494037 gene encoding serine/arginine-rich splicing factor RS41 isoform X3 — MEDERDAEDAIRRLDQTEFGRKGRRLRVEWTKQERDSKPAGSRRSSANMTPSKTLFVINFDPIHTRTRDLERHFDPYGKILSTRIRRNFAFVQYELQEDATKALEATNMSKLMDRVISVEYAARDDDERRNGYSPERRGRDRSPDRNYSRERSPSPYRRDRGSPDYGHGQNTNARPQRGNHAYEKAEGPENERYRSRSPPSRERSRS, encoded by the exons ATGGAGGATGAAAGAGATGCCGAGGATGCCATCCGTAGGCTTGACCAAACAGAATTTGGGAGAAAAGGACGTCGTCTACGTGTTGAGTGGACTAAG CAAGAACGTGACAGTAAGCCTGCTGGTTCAAGAAGATCATCAGCTAATATGACTCCATCAAAAACTTTGTTTGTCATTAATTTTGATCCAATTCATACCCGAACTAGGGATCTGGAGAGGCACTTTGATCCTTATGGAAAAATATTGAGCACAAGGATTAGGAGGAATTTTGCATTCGTTCAGTATGAGTTACAGGAAGATGCTACTAAGGCATTGGAAGCAACTAATATGag CAAGTTGATGGACCGGGTCATTTCAGTGGAATATGCTGCTCGAGATGATGATGAAAGAAGGAACGGGTACAGTCCTGAGAGAAGAGGCCGTGACAGATCTCCTGACAGAAATTATAGTCGTGAACGATCCCCAAGTCCATATCGTAGAGATAGGGGTAGCCCAGACTACGGCCATGGACAGAATACAAATGCCAGACCTCAAAGAGGAAATCATGCTTATGAAAAAGCTGAAGGTCCTGAAAATGAAAGATACCGCAG CCGTTCCCCACCATCTCGGGAAAGGTCACGCTCTTGA
- the LOC7494037 gene encoding serine/arginine-rich splicing factor RS41 isoform X1: MKAIFCGNLDYDARQSDVERLFRRYGRIDRVDMKSGFAFVYMEDERDAEDAIRRLDQTEFGRKGRRLRVEWTKQERDSKPAGSRRSSANMTPSKTLFVINFDPIHTRTRDLERHFDPYGKILSTRIRRNFAFVQYELQEDATKALEATNMSKLMDRVISVEYAARDDDERRNGYSPERRGRDRSPDRNYSRERSPSPYRRDRGSPDYGHGQNTNARPQRGNHAYEKAEGPENERYRSRSPPSRERSRS, translated from the exons ATGAAGGCTATATTTTGCGGCAATCTTGATTACGACGCGCGCCAGTCTGATGTCGAGCGTCTTTTTAGAAGATATGGGAGGATTGATAGGGTGGATATGAAGTCTG GATTTGCTTTTGTCTATATGGAGGATGAAAGAGATGCCGAGGATGCCATCCGTAGGCTTGACCAAACAGAATTTGGGAGAAAAGGACGTCGTCTACGTGTTGAGTGGACTAAG CAAGAACGTGACAGTAAGCCTGCTGGTTCAAGAAGATCATCAGCTAATATGACTCCATCAAAAACTTTGTTTGTCATTAATTTTGATCCAATTCATACCCGAACTAGGGATCTGGAGAGGCACTTTGATCCTTATGGAAAAATATTGAGCACAAGGATTAGGAGGAATTTTGCATTCGTTCAGTATGAGTTACAGGAAGATGCTACTAAGGCATTGGAAGCAACTAATATGag CAAGTTGATGGACCGGGTCATTTCAGTGGAATATGCTGCTCGAGATGATGATGAAAGAAGGAACGGGTACAGTCCTGAGAGAAGAGGCCGTGACAGATCTCCTGACAGAAATTATAGTCGTGAACGATCCCCAAGTCCATATCGTAGAGATAGGGGTAGCCCAGACTACGGCCATGGACAGAATACAAATGCCAGACCTCAAAGAGGAAATCATGCTTATGAAAAAGCTGAAGGTCCTGAAAATGAAAGATACCGCAG CCGTTCCCCACCATCTCGGGAAAGGTCACGCTCTTGA